A window from Primulina huaijiensis isolate GDHJ02 chromosome 11, ASM1229523v2, whole genome shotgun sequence encodes these proteins:
- the LOC140987325 gene encoding protein PAT1 homolog isoform X2, whose translation MDEYGDGGSIQESSNLQDLEPFTANPTVFDATQYAFFGNNAVEEVELGGLEDDEGDLGAVGFNEEGLQLEREEGDAFGSLSDIDDLSVTFSKLNKTVSGPAGVGGDWGSRESSSATEWAQEGDFSWFDRQALDTETGHGTKNWSSQTYSSARFMESNSLLRTSSHPEQQQQHPHQQQNQHNHFSSEPILIPKSTFTSYPPPGRLQQNSPNGQSSHTNIMHQPGGLQIPLTSSNILPFPNPQLPLNTLTHGSQFGGNMPQMPHGRLQNQWMNQNSPFPGDRSGLPNNILPQPLSNQNGLVPPQIMSHQRSLQTRMHHPFQPAFTQLSGLQPQLFNPHLSVSPPMMNNFEMLGSPDLRDQRAMSMMRSRQGMRYPPQCYDTSGQKVESGWPRFKAKYMSTDEIENVLRLQLAATHSNEPYVDDYYHQACLARKSADAKFRLHFCPTNLSDGPTRARSIAEPHPFLQVDALGRVSFSSIRRPRPLLEVDSSNSSNTVGADSKFTEKPLEQEPMLAARVTIEDGICLLLDVDDIDRFLQFNQLHDGGVLLRQRRHVPLEGLASSLQLVDPLGKNGHTVDLAPKDDFVFLRLVSLPKGRKLLLRYLQLLLPGELTRVVCMAIFRHLRFLFGNVPTDPEAMSSTANLAIAVSSCVRGMELKSLAACLASVVCSVEHTPLRPIGSPTGDGATVVLKSVLDRATELLTDPQAAGNCSMPNRSFWQASFDAFFSLLTKYCFNKYDSVVQSVIQGSPDTPDVGSDVAKAISREMPVELLRASLPHTNEQQRKLLLEFAQRSMPVLGSSSQV comes from the exons atggaTGAATACGGAGATGGGGGCAGTATTCAAGAGTCCTCCAATCTTCAGGATCTCGAACCATTTACTGCAAATCCAACAG TATTTGACGCTACACAGTATGCATTCTTTGGTAACAACGCGGTGGAGGAAGTTGAGCTCGGGGGATTGGAAGATGATGAGGGAGATCTCGGTGCAGTTGGATTCAATGAAGAGGGGCTCCAGCTCGAGAGAGAAGAG GGTGATGCGTTTGGATCACTATCTGACATTGATGATCTTTCAGTCACATTTTCGAAG TTGAACAAAACTGTCAGTGGGCCGGCTGGAGTTGGTGGAGACTGGGGATCTAGAGAAA GCTCATCTGCTACTGAGTGGGCGCAGGAGGGAGATTTCTCTTGGTTTGATCGACAAGCCCTTGATACTGAAACTGGCCATGGTACTAAAAACTGGTCCTCACAAACATATTCTTCTGCACGGTTCATGGAATCCAATTCCTTGCTCAGGACATCTTCACATCCCGAACAACAGCAGCAGCATCCACATCAACAACAGAACCAACATAATCACTTTTCTAGTGAGCCAATTCTGATTCCAAAATCAACATTCACTTCGTATCCACCACCTGGCAGATTACAGCAAAATTCACCAAATGGCCAGTCTAGCCACACTAATATCATGCATCAACCTGGTGGCCTGCAAATACCATTAACTTCCTCCAATATTTTACCCTTTCCTAATCCACAGCTCCCATTAAATACCTTGACTCATGGGTCACAATTTGGTGGAAATATGCCTCAGATGCCTCATGGTCGACTCCAAAATCAATGGATGAACCAGAATAGTCCATTTCCTGGTGATCGGTCTGGTCTCCCAAATAATATTTTACCCCAGCCATTATCAAATCAAAATGGTTTAGTGCCTCCGCAGATAATGTCTCATCAACGTTCTTTGCAAACTAGAATGCACCATCCATTTCAGCCTGCCTTTACCCAATTATCTGGGTTGCAACCTCAACTATTTAATCCTCACTTATCTGTGTCACCACCGATGATGAACAACTTTGAAATGCTTGGGTCCCCTGATTTGAGAGATCAAAGAGCTATGTCAATGATGAGAAGTAGACAGGGAATGCGCTATCCTCCTCAGTGTTATGACACAAGTGGCCAGAAAGTTGAGAGTGGGTGGCCAAGGTTCAAGGCTAAGTATATGTCTACAGATGAAATTGAAAATGTTCTTAGGTTGCAGCTTGCTGCTACTCATAGCAATGAACCGTATGTTGATGATTATTATCATCAAGCTTGCCTAGCAAGAAAATCTGCGGATGCCAAATTTAGACTTCATTTCTGTCCAACTAATTTGAGTGATGGTCCTACCAGAGCTCGTTCTATTGCCGAGCCACATCCTTTTCTCCAGGTTGATGCTCTTGGACGAGTTTCCTTCTCTTCAATACGCAGACCTCGACCGCTTCTTGAAGTTGACTCCTCAAATTCTTCTAACACTGTTGGGGCTGATTCAAAATTCACTGAGAAGCCCTTGGAACAGGAACCTATGCTTGCTGCCAGGGTGACTATTGAGGATGGCATCTGCCTTTTACTTGATGTTGACGATATTGACAGATTTTTACAGTTTAATCAACTGCATGATGGTGGGGTCCTGTTGAGGCAGAGGAGACATGTTCCACTGGAAGGTTTAGCATCATCACTTCAGCTTGTTGACCCTCTAGGGAAAAATGGCCACACTGTAGATTTAGCTCCCAAAGATGACTTTGTGTTCTTAAGGTTAGTCTCTCTTCCTAAGGGTAGGAAGCTCTTGTTGAGGTATCTTCAACTTCTTTTGCCAGGCGAACTGACTCGAGTTGTCTGCATGGCCATCTTCCGCCATTTAAGATTCTTGTTTGGTAATGTTCCTACTGATCCTGAGGCAATGTCATCAACTGCAAACCTTGCAATAGCTGTATCATCGTGTGTTCGTGGTATGGAACTTAAATCTCTTGCTGCCTGTCTTGCATCAGTGGTATGTTCGGTGGAACACACTCCTCTTCGCCCCATTGGGAGTCCTACTGGAGATGGAGCAACAGTTGTTCTGAAATCTGTCCTTGATAGGGCAACTGAGCTTCTAACTGACCCTCAAGCTGCTGGAAACTGCAGCATGCCGAACCGGTCTTTTTGGCAGGCCTCATTTGATGCCTTCTTTAGTCTTCTTACTAAATACTGCTTTAATAAATATGACTCTGTTGTTCAATCTGTCATCCAGGGCTCGCCAGACACACCTGATGTTGGGTCTGATGTAGCCAAAGCAATTAGCAGAGAAATGCCTGTTGAACTCTTGCGAGCAAGTCTTCCTCACACAAATGAGCAGCAGAGAAAACTCCTGTTAGAATTTGCCCAGCGATCTATGCCTGTTTTGGGCTCTAGCAGTCAGGTTTGA
- the LOC140987325 gene encoding protein PAT1 homolog isoform X1, with amino-acid sequence MDEYGDGGSIQESSNLQDLEPFTANPTGPAVFDATQYAFFGNNAVEEVELGGLEDDEGDLGAVGFNEEGLQLEREEGDAFGSLSDIDDLSVTFSKLNKTVSGPAGVGGDWGSRESSSATEWAQEGDFSWFDRQALDTETGHGTKNWSSQTYSSARFMESNSLLRTSSHPEQQQQHPHQQQNQHNHFSSEPILIPKSTFTSYPPPGRLQQNSPNGQSSHTNIMHQPGGLQIPLTSSNILPFPNPQLPLNTLTHGSQFGGNMPQMPHGRLQNQWMNQNSPFPGDRSGLPNNILPQPLSNQNGLVPPQIMSHQRSLQTRMHHPFQPAFTQLSGLQPQLFNPHLSVSPPMMNNFEMLGSPDLRDQRAMSMMRSRQGMRYPPQCYDTSGQKVESGWPRFKAKYMSTDEIENVLRLQLAATHSNEPYVDDYYHQACLARKSADAKFRLHFCPTNLSDGPTRARSIAEPHPFLQVDALGRVSFSSIRRPRPLLEVDSSNSSNTVGADSKFTEKPLEQEPMLAARVTIEDGICLLLDVDDIDRFLQFNQLHDGGVLLRQRRHVPLEGLASSLQLVDPLGKNGHTVDLAPKDDFVFLRLVSLPKGRKLLLRYLQLLLPGELTRVVCMAIFRHLRFLFGNVPTDPEAMSSTANLAIAVSSCVRGMELKSLAACLASVVCSVEHTPLRPIGSPTGDGATVVLKSVLDRATELLTDPQAAGNCSMPNRSFWQASFDAFFSLLTKYCFNKYDSVVQSVIQGSPDTPDVGSDVAKAISREMPVELLRASLPHTNEQQRKLLLEFAQRSMPVLGSSSQV; translated from the exons atggaTGAATACGGAGATGGGGGCAGTATTCAAGAGTCCTCCAATCTTCAGGATCTCGAACCATTTACTGCAAATCCAACAG GGCCTGCAGTATTTGACGCTACACAGTATGCATTCTTTGGTAACAACGCGGTGGAGGAAGTTGAGCTCGGGGGATTGGAAGATGATGAGGGAGATCTCGGTGCAGTTGGATTCAATGAAGAGGGGCTCCAGCTCGAGAGAGAAGAG GGTGATGCGTTTGGATCACTATCTGACATTGATGATCTTTCAGTCACATTTTCGAAG TTGAACAAAACTGTCAGTGGGCCGGCTGGAGTTGGTGGAGACTGGGGATCTAGAGAAA GCTCATCTGCTACTGAGTGGGCGCAGGAGGGAGATTTCTCTTGGTTTGATCGACAAGCCCTTGATACTGAAACTGGCCATGGTACTAAAAACTGGTCCTCACAAACATATTCTTCTGCACGGTTCATGGAATCCAATTCCTTGCTCAGGACATCTTCACATCCCGAACAACAGCAGCAGCATCCACATCAACAACAGAACCAACATAATCACTTTTCTAGTGAGCCAATTCTGATTCCAAAATCAACATTCACTTCGTATCCACCACCTGGCAGATTACAGCAAAATTCACCAAATGGCCAGTCTAGCCACACTAATATCATGCATCAACCTGGTGGCCTGCAAATACCATTAACTTCCTCCAATATTTTACCCTTTCCTAATCCACAGCTCCCATTAAATACCTTGACTCATGGGTCACAATTTGGTGGAAATATGCCTCAGATGCCTCATGGTCGACTCCAAAATCAATGGATGAACCAGAATAGTCCATTTCCTGGTGATCGGTCTGGTCTCCCAAATAATATTTTACCCCAGCCATTATCAAATCAAAATGGTTTAGTGCCTCCGCAGATAATGTCTCATCAACGTTCTTTGCAAACTAGAATGCACCATCCATTTCAGCCTGCCTTTACCCAATTATCTGGGTTGCAACCTCAACTATTTAATCCTCACTTATCTGTGTCACCACCGATGATGAACAACTTTGAAATGCTTGGGTCCCCTGATTTGAGAGATCAAAGAGCTATGTCAATGATGAGAAGTAGACAGGGAATGCGCTATCCTCCTCAGTGTTATGACACAAGTGGCCAGAAAGTTGAGAGTGGGTGGCCAAGGTTCAAGGCTAAGTATATGTCTACAGATGAAATTGAAAATGTTCTTAGGTTGCAGCTTGCTGCTACTCATAGCAATGAACCGTATGTTGATGATTATTATCATCAAGCTTGCCTAGCAAGAAAATCTGCGGATGCCAAATTTAGACTTCATTTCTGTCCAACTAATTTGAGTGATGGTCCTACCAGAGCTCGTTCTATTGCCGAGCCACATCCTTTTCTCCAGGTTGATGCTCTTGGACGAGTTTCCTTCTCTTCAATACGCAGACCTCGACCGCTTCTTGAAGTTGACTCCTCAAATTCTTCTAACACTGTTGGGGCTGATTCAAAATTCACTGAGAAGCCCTTGGAACAGGAACCTATGCTTGCTGCCAGGGTGACTATTGAGGATGGCATCTGCCTTTTACTTGATGTTGACGATATTGACAGATTTTTACAGTTTAATCAACTGCATGATGGTGGGGTCCTGTTGAGGCAGAGGAGACATGTTCCACTGGAAGGTTTAGCATCATCACTTCAGCTTGTTGACCCTCTAGGGAAAAATGGCCACACTGTAGATTTAGCTCCCAAAGATGACTTTGTGTTCTTAAGGTTAGTCTCTCTTCCTAAGGGTAGGAAGCTCTTGTTGAGGTATCTTCAACTTCTTTTGCCAGGCGAACTGACTCGAGTTGTCTGCATGGCCATCTTCCGCCATTTAAGATTCTTGTTTGGTAATGTTCCTACTGATCCTGAGGCAATGTCATCAACTGCAAACCTTGCAATAGCTGTATCATCGTGTGTTCGTGGTATGGAACTTAAATCTCTTGCTGCCTGTCTTGCATCAGTGGTATGTTCGGTGGAACACACTCCTCTTCGCCCCATTGGGAGTCCTACTGGAGATGGAGCAACAGTTGTTCTGAAATCTGTCCTTGATAGGGCAACTGAGCTTCTAACTGACCCTCAAGCTGCTGGAAACTGCAGCATGCCGAACCGGTCTTTTTGGCAGGCCTCATTTGATGCCTTCTTTAGTCTTCTTACTAAATACTGCTTTAATAAATATGACTCTGTTGTTCAATCTGTCATCCAGGGCTCGCCAGACACACCTGATGTTGGGTCTGATGTAGCCAAAGCAATTAGCAGAGAAATGCCTGTTGAACTCTTGCGAGCAAGTCTTCCTCACACAAATGAGCAGCAGAGAAAACTCCTGTTAGAATTTGCCCAGCGATCTATGCCTGTTTTGGGCTCTAGCAGTCAGGTTTGA
- the LOC140989059 gene encoding auxin-responsive protein SAUR76 — protein sequence MKKLNHILRKCKTFSRQLGRTLSYNSLRSKSKSKSNRDHGFQELWDTGNDHQSSIDFDEPCETIFVGSSRKRYTVSSKHLNHPLLNALIEKSNENSGSGRVSDLSVKCEVVLFDHLLWMLDNADPTLTLDSLEELAELYAC from the coding sequence ATGAAGAAACTCAATCACATACTTAGGAAATGCAAGACATTTTCAAGGCAATTGGGTCGGACCCTATCCTACAATAGTTTGagatccaaatccaaatccaaatccaatcGGGATCATGGCTTTCAAGAATTGTGGGATACGGGTAATGATCATCAAAGTTCGATAGATTTCGACGAGCCTTGTGAGACTATATTCGTCGGGAGTTCCAGGAAAAGATACACAGTCAGCTCCAAGCACTTGAATCATCCTTTGTTGAACGCTCTCATAGAGAAATCCAATGAAAATTCGGGTTCGGGTCGTGTATCGGATCTCTCAGTGAAATGTGAGGTTGTGCTGTTTGATCATCTCTTGTGGATGCTCGATAACGCTGATCCTACACTCACTTTGGACTCTTTGGAGGAACTGGCCGAGCTTTATGCATGCTAA